In the Gymnodinialimonas sp. 202GB13-11 genome, one interval contains:
- a CDS encoding pentapeptide repeat-containing protein encodes MAEPDPIHRVQIEDDHVDAQINRINELTRVGRTNWFGLLAYLAFATVTVLGVEDADFFLDTRQTTLPLIGVSIPTLSFFIFAPILGAALYVYLHLHIRKMGAAIHAPNPFPKRDDVRLEHYLNSWLLVDLLLKMRGDGAIEDRPLDWGVKWLTLGLVWWAAPLVLVLFWYHSWVAHQWVLTLGIVGLTTLSGLAGIVSWISVRSALGSQLRAERDSLVYAVGFAPIMIACALLGMVKTHWGMVRDFSNPVVLPSDATAQIWLDSTFSSFLFLETANLQNLQTIDLPANQRDYAVARRQYRIEWCGRVNLEMSECGPDVEWAGARPSSVVSAREDWCSTHRADLQGLDCEQHFANLEAEFFTLWESYRADQILSLGPPNLANRDLRNADLRGAQLFGAVLTNANLQGADLSEAQLQTAQMNSVQLQGARLSGANLQEANMVLANLSGANLNDASLQRANLGAAQGAGGTTFRNANFQGARMFGARFLGQDFIDAEFQGARLHESDLRYANLSNSQFQDTQLFGVRLHGAQLTRISLSQGTRIADAELQGAAISEISEAEIEWIDDHWNDVIVFNEVLAERAPDHWIVMEGRFTNEDFITQWRDWAATLDPPVTIAPDYRP; translated from the coding sequence ATGGCAGAACCTGACCCGATCCACCGCGTCCAAATCGAAGACGACCATGTCGATGCGCAAATCAACCGCATCAATGAGCTGACGAGGGTCGGGCGCACGAACTGGTTCGGGCTACTGGCGTATCTCGCGTTTGCGACGGTCACCGTTCTCGGCGTCGAGGACGCGGATTTCTTTCTTGATACACGACAGACGACACTTCCGCTGATCGGTGTTTCGATCCCTACTTTGTCATTCTTCATCTTTGCACCAATTCTTGGCGCAGCCCTTTACGTTTATCTACACCTCCATATTCGAAAAATGGGCGCGGCAATTCATGCCCCGAACCCTTTCCCGAAAAGAGATGATGTCCGATTGGAGCACTATCTTAATTCATGGCTCCTCGTGGATCTCCTATTGAAGATGCGCGGCGACGGCGCGATCGAGGACCGCCCATTGGACTGGGGCGTGAAATGGCTGACGCTGGGGCTCGTCTGGTGGGCGGCACCGCTTGTGCTGGTCCTCTTCTGGTACCACAGCTGGGTCGCGCACCAATGGGTACTCACGTTGGGGATTGTCGGACTGACGACACTTTCTGGTCTGGCAGGGATCGTCTCTTGGATCTCAGTACGTTCCGCACTGGGGTCCCAATTACGCGCTGAAAGAGATAGTTTAGTCTACGCGGTCGGCTTCGCACCAATCATGATTGCTTGTGCCTTGTTGGGCATGGTCAAGACCCATTGGGGAATGGTGCGCGATTTCAGCAATCCCGTCGTATTGCCAAGTGACGCGACAGCACAGATCTGGCTGGATTCAACATTCTCAAGTTTTCTGTTCCTTGAAACAGCAAACCTACAAAACCTTCAAACGATTGATTTGCCCGCCAATCAGCGCGACTACGCTGTGGCGCGACGGCAGTACAGAATAGAATGGTGTGGCCGTGTGAACCTGGAAATGAGCGAATGTGGCCCCGACGTCGAATGGGCCGGTGCGCGCCCAAGTAGCGTGGTAAGCGCAAGAGAAGATTGGTGCAGCACGCATCGTGCCGATTTACAAGGTCTCGATTGTGAACAGCATTTCGCGAACCTCGAAGCTGAATTCTTCACGCTTTGGGAAAGTTACCGAGCTGACCAAATCCTCTCGCTGGGACCGCCAAACTTGGCAAACCGTGATTTGCGCAATGCAGACTTGCGCGGGGCTCAGTTGTTCGGTGCGGTTCTGACCAACGCAAACCTGCAGGGGGCAGACCTCTCAGAAGCACAACTGCAAACGGCACAGATGAATTCCGTCCAGCTGCAAGGCGCCCGATTGTCCGGAGCAAATCTCCAGGAAGCGAACATGGTTCTTGCAAATCTAAGCGGCGCGAACCTCAATGACGCATCACTTCAAAGGGCTAATCTTGGTGCGGCTCAAGGCGCGGGCGGGACAACTTTTCGCAACGCAAACTTTCAAGGCGCAAGAATGTTTGGGGCGCGCTTTCTGGGCCAAGACTTTATTGATGCGGAATTTCAGGGAGCGCGATTGCACGAAAGCGACTTGCGTTATGCGAACCTATCCAATTCGCAATTTCAAGACACGCAACTGTTCGGAGTACGGCTACACGGAGCACAGTTGACCCGCATCTCACTCTCCCAAGGCACAAGAATTGCCGATGCCGAACTTCAAGGAGCCGCAATCTCCGAGATTTCAGAGGCTGAGATTGAATGGATCGACGATCACTGGAACGATGTGATCGTGTTCAACGAGGTTCTGGCGGAGCGAGCACCTGACCATTGGATTGTTATGGAGGGCAGGTTCACAAACGAAGACTTCATAACCCAATGGCGCGACTGGGCCGCCACCCTCGATCCACCCGTCACCATCGCCCCCGATTACCGCCCGTAG
- the serS gene encoding serine--tRNA ligase produces MHDIRMIRDNPAAFDAALSRRGLSPMSSDILAIDEARRAAITAAEAAQADRNAASKEVGKAKASGDEAEFERLRALVAEKKDEIARLEDEAKAKDAELTAILEAIPNLPADDIPDGDDEEDNVELHRRGTPRTFDFQPVEHFDIPAVKPSMDFETAAKLSGSRFVLLSGAIARLHRALAQFMLDIHTVENGLTEVNAPVLVRNETMYGTGQLPKFGEDSYQTTNGWWLIPTSEVSLTNIVANATIDEDYLPRRYTAHSLCFRSEAGSAGRDTAGMLRQHQFEKVEMVSVTHPEKSDEEQQRMLGCAEGILDRLNIPYRTVVLCTGDMGFGAVRTYDIEAWLPGQNTYREISSVSTCGAFQARRMNARFKPSEGGKPEFVHTLNGSGLAVGRCLIAVLENGQEADGSVSLPEALHPYLGGKTRVDSDGTLV; encoded by the coding sequence ATGCACGACATCCGCATGATCCGCGACAATCCCGCAGCGTTCGACGCCGCCCTCTCGCGCCGTGGTTTGTCGCCCATGTCCTCCGATATCCTCGCGATTGACGAGGCCCGCCGCGCCGCGATCACGGCCGCCGAAGCAGCGCAAGCCGACCGCAACGCCGCCTCCAAGGAAGTCGGCAAAGCCAAGGCCAGCGGGGACGAGGCCGAATTCGAGCGTCTCCGCGCGTTAGTTGCTGAAAAGAAAGATGAAATCGCCCGTCTGGAGGATGAGGCGAAGGCCAAGGATGCCGAGCTGACGGCCATTCTGGAGGCCATTCCCAACCTCCCTGCCGACGACATTCCCGACGGGGATGACGAGGAGGATAACGTCGAACTCCACCGCCGCGGCACTCCGCGCACGTTCGATTTCCAGCCGGTTGAGCACTTCGACATCCCCGCCGTCAAACCGAGCATGGATTTCGAGACCGCCGCCAAACTCTCCGGCAGCCGTTTCGTCCTGCTCAGCGGCGCCATCGCCCGCCTCCACCGCGCTCTGGCGCAATTTATGCTGGATATTCATACCGTTGAGAACGGCCTCACCGAAGTCAACGCGCCGGTTTTGGTCCGCAATGAGACGATGTACGGCACCGGCCAACTGCCCAAATTCGGCGAGGACAGCTACCAGACAACCAATGGCTGGTGGCTCATCCCCACGTCCGAGGTCAGCCTCACCAACATTGTCGCAAACGCCACGATCGACGAGGATTACCTCCCCCGTCGCTACACCGCTCACAGCCTCTGTTTCCGGTCTGAGGCAGGCTCCGCCGGCCGCGACACAGCGGGCATGCTCCGCCAGCACCAATTCGAAAAGGTGGAGATGGTCTCCGTCACGCATCCTGAAAAAAGTGACGAAGAACAACAGCGTATGCTGGGATGCGCCGAGGGCATCCTCGACCGCCTGAACATCCCCTACCGCACGGTTGTCCTCTGCACCGGCGATATGGGCTTCGGCGCCGTGCGCACCTACGATATCGAAGCGTGGCTCCCCGGCCAGAACACATACCGTGAGATCAGTTCCGTCTCCACCTGTGGTGCCTTCCAGGCCCGACGCATGAATGCCCGCTTCAAGCCGTCCGAAGGCGGCAAGCCCGAGTTCGTCCACACCCTCAACGGCTCCGGCCTCGCCGTGGGCCGCTGCCTGATCGCGGTGCTGGAGAATGGGCAGGAAGCGGACGGGTCGGTCTCGCTGCCCGAGGCGCTCCACCCCTATCTGGGCGGCAAAACGCGCGTCGACAGCGACGGCACACTCGTCTGA
- the surE gene encoding 5'/3'-nucleotidase SurE, with product MRILITNDDGINAPGLKVLHAIAAELAGADNVWTVAPAFEQSGVGHCISYVHPTLISEFGPQRFAAEGSPADCVIAGLHEVMKDSPPDLILSGVNKGNNSAENTLYSGTIGAAIEAAIQGVPAIALSQYYGPANISLDNSFEAAATHGADVIRKILAAPGAFDSVPYKLFYNVNFPPCPAADVKGTRVVAQGFREGQSGMGMKADIAPNGRKFLWITGNPQNVSSGADTDATVNIEGYISVTPMRADLTARDRLEDLKAAVE from the coding sequence ATGCGTATTCTCATCACCAACGACGACGGCATCAATGCCCCCGGCCTCAAGGTCCTGCACGCCATCGCAGCCGAGCTTGCGGGTGCGGACAATGTCTGGACCGTCGCACCTGCGTTCGAGCAATCGGGCGTCGGCCATTGCATCTCTTACGTGCACCCCACCCTGATCTCGGAATTTGGGCCGCAGCGCTTCGCCGCCGAAGGCTCACCCGCCGATTGCGTTATCGCCGGCCTGCATGAGGTGATGAAAGACAGCCCCCCCGACCTGATCCTGTCGGGCGTGAACAAGGGTAACAACTCGGCTGAGAACACGCTTTATTCCGGCACCATCGGTGCGGCGATTGAAGCGGCTATTCAAGGCGTACCTGCCATCGCGCTCTCGCAATACTATGGCCCTGCTAATATCAGCCTCGACAACAGTTTTGAGGCCGCAGCGACCCACGGTGCCGACGTGATCCGCAAGATCCTCGCAGCACCCGGTGCGTTCGACAGCGTGCCCTACAAGCTTTTCTACAACGTCAATTTCCCGCCCTGCCCCGCGGCGGATGTCAAAGGCACCCGCGTGGTGGCCCAAGGCTTCCGCGAGGGGCAGTCGGGCATGGGCATGAAGGCCGACATCGCCCCCAACGGTCGCAAGTTCCTGTGGATCACAGGCAACCCGCAAAACGTCTCCTCCGGCGCGGACACGGACGCTACGGTCAACATCGAAGGCTATATCTCGGTCACGCCCATGCGCGCTGATCTAACCGCGCGCGACCGTCTCGAAGACCTGAAAGCCGCCGTCGAATGA
- a CDS encoding protein-L-isoaspartate(D-aspartate) O-methyltransferase, whose translation MSDTRGYDAERKMQFLFQLRQKGITDKRVLEAMEKVDRGAYVRGHFATRAYEDMPLPIASGQTISQPSVVGLMTQALEVQPRDTVLEVGTGSGYQAAILSHLARRIYTVDRHRNLTRDAELAFTREGLVNITVITGDGSFGLPDQGPFDRILVTAAAEDPPGPLMQQLKPGGVMVVPVGQSDAVQSLIKVTRIDDGFDYEEIMPVRFVPLMEGVARE comes from the coding sequence ATGAGCGACACGCGGGGCTATGACGCGGAACGCAAGATGCAGTTCCTGTTCCAGCTCCGCCAGAAGGGGATAACCGACAAGCGCGTACTGGAAGCGATGGAGAAAGTGGATCGCGGTGCCTATGTGCGCGGCCATTTCGCTACCCGCGCGTACGAGGATATGCCGCTTCCCATCGCCTCGGGCCAGACGATCAGCCAGCCCTCGGTTGTGGGTCTGATGACCCAGGCGCTTGAGGTGCAGCCGCGCGATACTGTGCTCGAAGTGGGCACTGGCTCTGGCTATCAGGCCGCGATCCTGAGCCATCTGGCCCGCCGCATCTACACGGTCGACCGCCATCGCAACCTGACCCGCGACGCGGAGCTCGCCTTTACCCGCGAGGGCCTAGTGAACATCACGGTCATCACCGGCGATGGCTCTTTCGGGTTACCGGATCAGGGCCCATTTGACCGCATCCTTGTGACCGCCGCCGCAGAGGATCCGCCCGGCCCCCTGATGCAGCAGCTTAAGCCCGGTGGTGTCATGGTCGTGCCCGTGGGCCAATCAGATGCCGTGCAAAGCCTAATCAAAGTCACCCGCATCGACGACGGCTTCGACTATGAAGAGATCATGCCGGTGCGCTTCGTGCCCTTGATGGAAGGCGTTGCGCGGGAGTGA
- a CDS encoding WD40 repeat domain-containing protein translates to MRFCFGAVISAAVMCFSGLAAGAQSGEVEVTARLCFDTELDNARAPRALPLGNGIMFSDWTRTLYTLSLEDGTATPVLEGLSDEVFNLSVSADESVVLVRFEDRSFQAHDLATGTLMSAMGPHRGYLRETIINADGSRAMSRDANLVGALWDVAAGTEIVTFVPPQNPVSAFAFSEDGTMAVVGVGNGVLYYDAGAGERLHSYEFAEIADHIVHVQFFDADHSILVFSRGEVRIINHSEGRLLRSWAAEPEFALVNVVASLNHAYLAYDDTSSVYVHNLATGEVLHRLDHEDSVQRLRMDATGARLVSAGQDATVRLWDSETGEELARFLAHEGVVSDARVLPGDDAVLSLGSDDQICVFDIPAQ, encoded by the coding sequence ATGCGATTTTGTTTTGGTGCGGTGATTTCGGCCGCCGTGATGTGTTTCTCTGGCCTTGCTGCTGGGGCGCAATCCGGAGAGGTAGAGGTCACAGCGCGGCTGTGTTTCGATACCGAGCTCGACAACGCCCGTGCGCCACGTGCCTTGCCATTGGGCAACGGAATAATGTTCTCGGACTGGACCCGAACCTTGTACACGCTGTCGCTTGAGGATGGCACGGCAACCCCGGTCCTTGAGGGCTTGAGTGACGAGGTTTTCAACCTGAGCGTCAGCGCCGACGAAAGCGTGGTGTTGGTGCGATTTGAAGACCGCTCGTTCCAGGCCCATGATCTGGCGACCGGCACGTTGATGTCTGCGATGGGTCCGCATCGCGGCTATCTGCGCGAGACGATCATCAACGCCGATGGCTCACGCGCCATGTCGCGGGACGCAAACCTGGTCGGGGCCCTTTGGGATGTGGCAGCCGGGACAGAGATCGTGACGTTCGTCCCACCCCAAAACCCGGTCTCGGCCTTCGCGTTTTCCGAGGATGGAACGATGGCGGTCGTGGGTGTAGGCAATGGTGTTCTCTATTACGATGCTGGGGCGGGCGAACGTCTGCACAGCTACGAATTTGCTGAGATCGCCGATCACATTGTCCACGTGCAGTTTTTCGACGCTGACCACTCGATCCTCGTGTTCAGCCGGGGCGAGGTGCGGATCATCAACCATAGTGAGGGGCGTCTGCTGCGCAGTTGGGCTGCGGAGCCAGAGTTTGCGTTGGTCAATGTCGTAGCCTCGCTGAACCATGCCTATCTTGCCTACGATGACACGTCATCGGTCTATGTGCACAACCTTGCAACCGGAGAGGTTCTGCATCGGCTCGACCACGAGGACTCAGTGCAACGGTTGCGGATGGATGCAACAGGCGCTCGACTGGTCAGTGCGGGTCAGGATGCAACCGTGCGTCTGTGGGACTCGGAAACCGGCGAGGAATTGGCTCGTTTCCTTGCTCATGAGGGTGTGGTGTCGGACGCGAGGGTACTGCCGGGGGATGATGCGGTGTTGAGCCTTGGGTCGGACGATCAGATTTGCGTGTTCGACATTCCTGCGCAGTAA
- a CDS encoding hybrid sensor histidine kinase/response regulator, whose amino-acid sequence MPTSQWEADAFLAKITNVVPGIVYVFNQKTQSNEYTNSTLAEILGYSSPELVEMGDALFPTLCHPDDLPRIGEYFASLQQLKDGETASIEYRMRHKSDYWVWLLSYDTVFDRDEDGSVARHIGVATDITAQKSSEAAAAATRDELETIFNAASSGIVAMDEKGVIVRINSTARHMLGGIVKEVPFEWPETIQFLDPETMQPLIASADPLRRALAGHSLQGETHLLRRHAGPETARYVRVGNAAVEHRASGIDMVLVLDDVSSEERNRQVIERKSRLDALGQLTGGIAHDFNNLLASLLYAIDLAGKAERPDQRASYLETAAQSVKRGSALTARLLAFARRQPGLASVRSTADVFEEFKLLVRPMIEEHFELELSVSDPDLRHRCDQTQLETALMNLVLNARDAMMRSGEGSRIQIKARPVLATSESLDDTQHTEEAAEDGAALRYVEISVSDNGPGMDEETLKRCTDPFFTTKESNSGTGLGLAIVYGFITQSNGDLRIYSEEGIGTTVQMTLPRGTALGTREAAVQTAPVAQGNGETILVVEDEFMLLSMMTDLLEKLDYDVVTASSGQEALEKIEAGEHIDLLLTDVVMPGKLGGFELARLSREIQPDLPVVYMSGYTGFTDTEMGAVRAPLLQKPAPAEELGRVIATALKSADSSDDT is encoded by the coding sequence ATGCCGACGTCGCAATGGGAAGCGGATGCCTTTTTGGCAAAGATAACCAATGTGGTTCCCGGGATTGTATATGTTTTCAATCAGAAGACCCAATCCAACGAATACACCAATTCAACGCTTGCCGAAATTCTAGGTTATTCCAGCCCAGAATTGGTTGAGATGGGCGATGCGCTGTTTCCGACATTGTGCCACCCTGATGATCTGCCTCGGATCGGCGAGTACTTTGCCTCTCTCCAGCAACTGAAGGACGGTGAGACGGCGTCGATCGAATACCGAATGCGCCACAAAAGCGATTATTGGGTCTGGCTGCTGTCATACGACACGGTCTTTGATCGCGACGAAGATGGGTCCGTTGCGCGCCATATCGGTGTGGCCACGGATATTACGGCCCAAAAGAGCAGCGAAGCCGCCGCCGCCGCAACGCGAGATGAGTTGGAGACGATCTTCAACGCGGCCTCAAGCGGTATCGTCGCCATGGATGAAAAAGGGGTGATCGTCCGCATCAATTCGACCGCGCGCCACATGCTGGGTGGGATCGTGAAGGAAGTGCCCTTTGAGTGGCCGGAGACAATCCAGTTTCTGGACCCTGAAACCATGCAGCCCTTGATCGCGAGTGCCGATCCGTTGCGCCGCGCTTTGGCGGGCCATTCCCTCCAAGGCGAAACCCATTTGCTGCGGCGTCATGCCGGCCCTGAGACCGCTCGGTACGTTCGGGTGGGCAATGCTGCGGTGGAACATAGGGCCAGTGGCATAGACATGGTGCTGGTTCTGGACGATGTGTCGAGCGAAGAACGCAATCGACAGGTCATTGAACGCAAGAGCAGGCTGGATGCCCTTGGTCAGCTGACGGGCGGAATTGCCCATGATTTCAACAACCTGTTGGCGTCTCTGCTGTATGCCATCGATCTTGCTGGCAAGGCCGAAAGACCGGATCAGCGTGCAAGCTATCTTGAGACGGCGGCGCAATCGGTCAAGCGCGGCTCGGCCTTGACGGCGCGACTGTTGGCGTTTGCGCGCCGTCAACCGGGGCTTGCCTCCGTCCGGTCAACTGCCGACGTCTTTGAAGAGTTCAAATTGCTGGTCCGCCCCATGATCGAAGAGCATTTTGAGCTTGAACTGTCGGTAAGCGATCCGGATCTGCGCCACCGATGTGATCAGACTCAGCTTGAAACTGCGTTGATGAACCTGGTGTTGAATGCCCGGGATGCCATGATGCGGTCGGGTGAAGGTAGCCGTATTCAGATCAAGGCACGTCCGGTTCTCGCAACGAGTGAGAGCCTCGACGATACCCAACACACCGAGGAAGCGGCTGAAGATGGCGCCGCCTTGCGGTATGTAGAAATTAGCGTGTCTGACAACGGACCGGGCATGGATGAGGAAACACTGAAGCGCTGCACCGATCCGTTTTTCACCACAAAGGAGAGCAATTCCGGCACCGGCCTGGGCTTGGCGATTGTCTACGGGTTCATCACCCAGTCCAACGGTGATCTGCGCATCTATTCCGAAGAGGGGATTGGCACAACAGTGCAGATGACCCTGCCGCGTGGCACAGCGCTTGGCACACGGGAAGCCGCCGTCCAGACCGCCCCGGTCGCGCAAGGCAATGGTGAGACGATCCTGGTGGTCGAGGATGAATTCATGCTGCTGAGCATGATGACCGATCTGCTGGAGAAGCTCGATTACGACGTGGTCACAGCATCGTCCGGCCAAGAGGCGTTGGAAAAGATCGAGGCTGGAGAGCACATCGACCTTTTGCTGACGGACGTGGTCATGCCGGGCAAGTTGGGCGGGTTTGAACTGGCGCGCCTTTCCCGTGAAATTCAGCCCGATCTGCCGGTGGTCTACATGTCGGGCTATACCGGGTTTACCGACACTGAGATGGGAGCCGTGCGGGCCCCGTTGTTGCAAAAGCCGGCCCCGGCGGAGGAGTTGGGGCGCGTGATCGCCACTGCGTTGAAATCCGCCGATAGCTCTGACGACACCTGA
- a CDS encoding peptidoglycan DD-metalloendopeptidase family protein, with protein MTRFARRSLTLLAPALLAACVGAPSEWDFDFRPNAPRGEAVTADRPDPDSRGLISYDSYQVAVARRGDTVADVATRIGLGAEELATFNGRSAGDALRDGEVLALPRRVTGGTTPGTGNDIASIARGAIDAADAANPTASGPQLPDGQEPVRHRIARGETAYSVARLYGVSVRSLAEWNGLGPDLAVREGQFLLIPIVIENAAAADATEPGTSVAPLPPSASDPLPGQIETATLPDLQGTGTGAPEAAPAPAPAAPQQSSARLIRPVEGSVLRGYGSGNEGIDIGAAAGTPVRAAADGTVAAITQDTDQVPILVVRHSGGLLTVYANIQNIRVSRGDSVSRGATVAEVGGGDPSFLHFEVRRGFEAVDPSDYLP; from the coding sequence ATGACACGTTTTGCCCGCCGCAGCCTGACGCTGCTGGCGCCTGCCTTGTTGGCCGCCTGTGTTGGCGCGCCCTCCGAGTGGGATTTCGATTTCCGCCCCAACGCGCCGCGCGGCGAAGCGGTGACAGCCGATCGCCCTGACCCCGATAGTCGCGGGCTGATTTCCTATGACAGCTACCAAGTCGCCGTCGCGCGCCGCGGTGATACGGTCGCCGATGTGGCCACACGCATCGGCCTAGGTGCCGAGGAACTCGCCACCTTCAACGGCCGCTCCGCAGGCGACGCGCTGCGTGATGGTGAGGTCTTGGCCCTGCCCCGCCGCGTCACCGGCGGCACGACGCCCGGCACCGGAAACGACATTGCATCCATTGCACGCGGCGCAATTGATGCCGCTGACGCCGCAAACCCGACGGCCTCCGGCCCACAGCTTCCCGATGGACAGGAGCCTGTTCGGCACCGCATCGCACGCGGCGAGACCGCCTATTCGGTCGCCCGTCTTTATGGCGTTTCGGTGCGCAGCTTGGCCGAATGGAACGGCCTCGGCCCGGACCTCGCCGTACGCGAGGGGCAGTTCCTCTTGATCCCCATCGTGATCGAAAACGCAGCCGCAGCAGATGCGACCGAGCCCGGCACTTCCGTGGCCCCGCTGCCGCCCTCTGCCTCTGACCCGCTGCCCGGCCAAATCGAGACGGCAACCTTGCCCGACCTTCAAGGCACCGGTACCGGCGCGCCCGAAGCAGCCCCGGCGCCCGCCCCTGCAGCGCCCCAGCAATCCAGTGCCCGGCTAATCCGGCCTGTCGAAGGCTCCGTCCTGCGCGGCTATGGCTCGGGCAATGAGGGCATCGACATTGGGGCCGCTGCCGGCACTCCGGTGCGCGCCGCCGCAGACGGAACTGTGGCTGCGATTACGCAAGACACCGATCAGGTGCCGATCCTCGTGGTGCGCCACAGCGGTGGATTGCTGACGGTGTACGCCAATATCCAGAACATTCGTGTCAGCCGGGGTGACAGCGTCAGCCGGGGCGCAACCGTGGCGGAAGTAGGTGGCGGAGACCCGTCATTCCTGCACTTCGAGGTCCGGCGCGGGTTTGAGGCTGTAGATCCTTCTGATTACCTGCCTTAA
- a CDS encoding class I SAM-dependent methyltransferase: MWDRILDRMMRDFIQRRALALTYPDGTRRVYGEEDAAPIEVTLHDPGLPRRLVLNTDLAVGEAYMDGRLTIGQDDLEGFLACATENAGVGDDVWWRRATAAIFKARRRFDQWNPARRARENVAHHYDLSSELYDLFLDADRQYSCGYFPDPSMSLDAAQEAKKHHIAGKLLLQPDMEVLEIGCGWGGMALTLARDYGVRVLGVTLSEEQHRTACQRAADAGLQDRVRFELRDYREVTGEFDRVVSIGMFEHVGVPHYVEYFRNVRDRLKEGGVALIHTIGRAYVPGHTSPWIQKYIFPGGYCPALSEMSAAVEKSGLYSCDVEVWRLHYAETLRHWHDRFVANEDKARALYDDRFCRMWRYYLKACEVTFRHNRQCVFQYQMTKRQEAVPLSRDYLYREPNRKMEAAE, translated from the coding sequence ATGTGGGATCGCATCCTGGACCGCATGATGCGCGATTTCATTCAGCGCCGTGCCCTTGCTTTGACCTACCCAGACGGCACCCGGCGCGTTTATGGCGAGGAGGATGCCGCGCCGATTGAGGTTACGCTGCACGACCCCGGCCTGCCCCGCCGCCTTGTCCTGAATACCGATCTTGCCGTGGGCGAGGCCTATATGGATGGCCGCCTGACCATCGGACAGGATGATCTGGAGGGGTTTCTGGCCTGCGCCACCGAAAATGCGGGCGTCGGGGACGATGTCTGGTGGCGCCGCGCGACGGCGGCCATTTTCAAGGCGCGCCGCCGCTTTGATCAGTGGAACCCGGCCCGGCGCGCGCGCGAAAACGTGGCCCATCACTATGATCTGAGCTCGGAGCTCTATGACCTCTTCCTCGATGCCGACCGGCAATACTCCTGCGGCTACTTCCCCGATCCTTCCATGTCGCTCGACGCAGCGCAGGAGGCCAAAAAGCACCACATTGCCGGCAAGCTCTTGTTGCAGCCGGATATGGAGGTGTTGGAGATCGGCTGCGGCTGGGGCGGCATGGCGCTGACACTTGCGCGCGATTATGGCGTGCGCGTGCTTGGCGTGACCCTCAGCGAAGAACAGCATCGCACCGCCTGTCAGCGCGCGGCAGATGCCGGTTTGCAAGATCGTGTCCGGTTCGAGTTGCGCGATTACCGTGAGGTCACGGGCGAATTCGACCGCGTCGTCTCAATCGGCATGTTCGAACATGTTGGCGTGCCTCATTATGTCGAATACTTCCGAAACGTCCGCGACCGGTTGAAGGAGGGTGGGGTGGCCCTGATCCACACGATCGGGCGGGCCTATGTGCCCGGCCACACCTCCCCCTGGATCCAGAAATACATCTTCCCCGGCGGCTATTGCCCGGCCCTTTCGGAGATGTCGGCGGCGGTCGAGAAATCCGGCCTCTACTCCTGCGATGTAGAGGTCTGGCGCCTCCACTACGCCGAAACCCTGCGCCACTGGCACGATCGTTTCGTGGCGAACGAGGATAAGGCCCGCGCGCTCTATGATGATCGTTTCTGCCGCATGTGGCGCTACTATCTGAAGGCTTGCGAAGTCACCTTCCGCCACAACCGCCAGTGCGTGTTCCAATACCAGATGACCAAGCGGCAGGAAGCGGTGCCGCTCAGCCGCGATTACCTCTACCGCGAACCCAACCGCAAAATGGAGGCAGCAGAATGA
- a CDS encoding HAD family hydrolase, translating into MPQPKALFFGAIGTLVETSDMQRRAFNAAFNHLSLGWSWGREAYREMLHAPGGKSRIEAYAEAQGQDVDVDEIYRAKVAYFREFARDGLEPRPGVLDVIERAQSKGVALGFATTTGTQTVDLIFEGLKGVITRDMFGFVGDRDFVSASKPSPEIYRLGLAHFGISAGQAVAIEDTPESAQSSLAAGIETLAFPGEAARGRSFPSGITHVLDRLEPSFCGLGLSAA; encoded by the coding sequence ATGCCCCAGCCTAAAGCCTTGTTTTTCGGTGCCATTGGCACGCTCGTCGAAACCTCGGACATGCAGCGCCGCGCGTTCAACGCGGCCTTTAACCATCTCAGTCTTGGCTGGAGCTGGGGGCGCGAGGCCTACCGAGAGATGCTGCACGCCCCCGGCGGCAAATCCCGGATCGAGGCCTATGCCGAGGCGCAGGGGCAGGATGTGGACGTGGATGAGATCTATCGCGCCAAGGTCGCCTATTTCCGGGAATTCGCGCGCGACGGGTTGGAGCCGCGGCCAGGTGTGCTCGACGTGATCGAACGGGCGCAATCCAAAGGCGTGGCTCTGGGATTTGCGACCACCACGGGGACGCAGACCGTCGATCTGATTTTCGAAGGGCTGAAGGGCGTGATCACACGCGACATGTTCGGCTTTGTCGGGGATCGCGATTTCGTCTCGGCCAGCAAGCCATCGCCGGAAATCTACCGGTTGGGACTGGCCCATTTTGGGATCAGTGCAGGCCAAGCCGTGGCGATCGAGGACACACCCGAAAGCGCGCAATCGTCGCTCGCCGCCGGGATTGAGACGCTGGCCTTTCCCGGTGAGGCGGCACGGGGTCGGTCCTTTCCGTCCGGCATCACGCATGTTCTGGATCGGTTGGAGCCCAGTTTCTGTGGGCTGGGTCTGTCGGCGGCCTAA